The DNA segment AGCATGGGCACGTTAAACTGAGAGGCTGCAATCCATTGCAGGACAGCCTGCAGCTGCTTCTGCAAGTTGCTTGTAGAGCACTGATTATTGACGATAACTTCGGGGCCAGGAGCATCGTGATACTGTGACATTGCACCTTCACGGCCACATCTAGGGCCACCAGCTGCCAGGGCTGCTTGTTCTTCCAGCTCGGCCAGGGCTGCTCCATTGTTGCTGTACTTAGCCATGATCAGGCACAGTTTCATCACGGATTCTACCAGCTGGTCTATAAACTGGCGGTTCATTTGCTTCATCCCACTGATGAAGTCCATCTCTGGATTGTCTGGGCATTGCTCTTCAAGTCTCTTGGGCATGGAAACGGGTTTGCTTGATCTAGGATCACAACGCTTATTCTCACCTTCAGCTAGCTCATCACAGCTGAAAGAGCTCTCGCTAAGAAGTTTCTGAATCAGCGACAGAACCATGTTTGACATATccagcttctgggaatccagttgaCTTTCCTTCGAACATGCGGATGGTCCAGGAGCTCCACAGCTTTCAAAATGCTTCATGGAGAGTGATTTACTGCTTTGGCCACCTCCACACTTCTCGTATTGTGTACTTTGGGACATGTATCCCATGGAGGAACCAGGGCACTCCTCTTCACATACATCTTTGCCCTTTGCTTGTTGGGTCAGATGGTATTGAATCAGCATAAGGGCAGAGACAATCAGATCTTTGGCCAGTGAATCTGTGGAAGGACtgatcttttctctcttctcatctTTACTGGCGCATACTTTGTTAGGCaccctgccttggtttccttgcTTCTGGTTCCACATCGTGAGGCTCTCTTTGAGGATATGTTCGCTGACTTTCTCAGCACTTGTCAGTGACTTGCAGCATGGATCTGGTTTccctttgcatttttcttttcctttcatctcAGCTTTCATAGCTGAGAATTCAAGGCTCTGATTCTTGCACTTCGGATCATGAGTTCCGGCTTTCAAGGTTGCATATGCCAGACTCTGAGATTTAGTCTCCTTCTTCTCACCAAGAAGAGCACTGACCAGACGTTTTAACATGGCCTCCATGATGTCAGCTGCATTTTGTTTTCCGTGATTGAAAAGATTCCTCTTGACAGCAGAAACAAAGTCTGAGTCTGTCATCAGGACTCCTGTTATGTTATGCAAGTTCTTCATGCATGAATCAATCAGATCAGACACAATTTCTTTGGTGTGCTTTAATAGTACTCTCTTCAGGACCACACAAGCTGGAATTGGCTTGCCACAGCTGTGCACTTTCAAAGTTTTCATAACCGAGACCATCATGTCAGATGCCACCTGATTTGCATAAACCATAAGCCCCTTGCTGATGGAATCTGCAAATTCTTTGCTATCTTTTGGGCACATCTGCTTTTCTCCACACTTGTTCTTGTTAGATAATTCACTATACAGAAAGGTTTTCCTGCCATCCCTGCATTCTTCCCCATTGCCGCGCATTTCTGCTGAGGTCAGTTCTACAGCTTCATGGGCCATCTCAGAAGCAATCTTGCTGACAGCGCTTCGGGGGCTGgttttccccttttctcctgtGGATGTGTACATTGAATGATGGAGGCATTTGCTTCCACCTTCCAATTTGTCCTTGATTTCCTTTCGGGCCATTTGAATTACCAGAGAAGACAATCGGTTGACATAGAAGGAAAGATCATCCATAGAGCATTCTCCATCCGGGGTGGCAACTGACCTCTGATTGCTGGGAGATTTGGCTGCAGCATTTGAGGGACTTTGGttattgttggtgtttttggatgCTGCCATTTCTAGGCGTAGGCTTTGAGGTCCTTTGTTCAAATAATCCATGTTTAGTTGATCAGCGTACACACTGTAGCAGTTTTCAGAAGGTATTTTGTGATAGTCACCCTCTAGGTCTCCCACTTTATGTTTACAACTAGAGGCTGAGGGGCTTAATGCGTGTTGGAAACCCAAGGCATACTTCTGGAGATCGTTGAGTAGCCAATTAAGGACACTTATGGGATCGGAGGGAGCTTGTTTGAAAAGACACACAGATCCTTCCgtctagaaaaagaagaacacCTCTCCATAAGTGTTTGAAGAGTTTGGGTAGgcccttttattttcttatttgcatTTGTACATACTAGTAAATGGAAAAATACACTTGTATGTGTCAGTATGTCTGAATATGTAAAGAAGTCACTGTCAATTTGTTTTCCACATGTGGGTACATTAGTACAACTGCACGTCTTTGTATGTGTTAACTCTATATGTAAAGGTCAGTCAGTATATTTATCAATGCATGTACATGTTTATAAGTGTGACATGTAGCTAGTCGTGTGTGTCTTTGcttgtataaattattttaaatgcatatatatatgcatatggatAGAGAACCTTTTCAACAGTTTGTATATATAATCTCTTAGGTACTCAATTCTTGATTGTTATGTGTTTTCTCTGTTCCATATCTTTATTCTGTACTGAATGGTGGGCAATATGAAACACATGAGCACAGTATAAGCAAGCAAGGTTGATACTAAGTGTACCTCTTTCTTAGAACAAGGATAGTAAGGTTCTGTTTGGAGTAGAGACTTCCAAGTCAAAGGGGGTATCCTGAACCTTTGTGATTAATGAACACTGTTTAAAAATATCTCATGTGGAACTTACCATAACCCTAAACTTAGTCCTCTGTTTTCTAGAATGTCATGTGTTCCAGGTTGGTGAAACTATTGGACAACCATTTCCTTACTGTCTCTGACCCAGAGTCTTCAGACTTAATATTGAGCCCTAGAAATTAGGAGTGATAGAACCTTAGAGGCTAAGTCACCTTAGACTGGTCTTGCTTTTCAGTGTCCTTGATCACAATGATCTCTTTTTCTTCCAGATTCTCCAGATTTAATTCGCCTTCAGACCTGGAACCAGCAGCACCCTGTGGAATTAAAGGGTGAGATTTTTATTGAAAAGttgatttttgagatttttgCAAGCTGCTCCACCCCTTAGGGTATAACTTCACGGCATTAAGGTCATATCTCCCATCATCTTTTTATTTCTCCAGAAGAGGTAGGGTTTCAATGCTACAAATTTTGAAGAATGCGACAAGATTATTTCCCCAAATTGCTAATTTGCCCTCTGATGACACTCAAGACTCTTGGTCTCAAGAGCTATTCTGTTACTTCACACCTTTTTGGAAAGATTATGTGTATCCATGCTTTTATTTAGCCCAACCACTGATGTACATGACttctaaaatgaaatttattacCAAGAGTGACAATAAATCCAGAACCAGATACCCTGGGCCTTCCCCCGGAATCCCTTCCacctttcctccctctgcctcaccctttccctttccccagaCTTCACAGA comes from the Peromyscus maniculatus bairdii isolate BWxNUB_F1_BW_parent chromosome X, HU_Pman_BW_mat_3.1, whole genome shotgun sequence genome and includes:
- the Akap4 gene encoding A-kinase anchor protein 4 isoform X2, translating into MSDDIDWLHSRRGVCKVDLYSPKGQQDQDRKVICFVDVSTLNVEDKDSKGAAGSRSEGELNLENLEEKEIIVIKDTEKQDQSKTEGSVCLFKQAPSDPISVLNWLLNDLQKYALGFQHALSPSASSCKHKVGDLEGDYHKIPSENCYSVYADQLNMDYLNKGPQSLRLEMAASKNTNNNQSPSNAAAKSPSNQRSVATPDGECSMDDLSFYVNRLSSLVIQMARKEIKDKLEGGSKCLHHSMYTSTGEKGKTSPRSAVSKIASEMAHEAVELTSAEMRGNGEECRDGRKTFLYSELSNKNKCGEKQMCPKDSKEFADSISKGLMVYANQVASDMMVSVMKTLKVHSCGKPIPACVVLKRVLLKHTKEIVSDLIDSCMKNLHNITGVLMTDSDFVSAVKRNLFNHGKQNAADIMEAMLKRLVSALLGEKKETKSQSLAYATLKAGTHDPKCKNQSLEFSAMKAEMKGKEKCKGKPDPCCKSLTSAEKVSEHILKESLTMWNQKQGNQGRVPNKVCASKDEKREKISPSTDSLAKDLIVSALMLIQYHLTQQAKGKDVCEEECPGSSMGYMSQSTQYEKCGGGQSSKSLSMKHFESCGAPGPSACSKESQLDSQKLDMSNMVLSLIQKLLSESSFSCDELAEGENKRCDPRSSKPVSMPKRLEEQCPDNPEMDFISGMKQMNRQFIDQLVESVMKLCLIMAKYSNNGAALAELEEQAALAAGGPRCGREGAMSQYHDAPGPEVIVNNQCSTSNLQKQLQAVLQWIAASQFNVPMLYFMGDDDGQLEKLPEVSAKAAEKGYSVGDLLQEVMKFAKERQLDEAVGNMARKQLLDWLLVNL
- the Akap4 gene encoding A-kinase anchor protein 4 isoform X1; the protein is MIAYCGTAKMSDDIDWLHSRRGVCKVDLYSPKGQQDQDRKVICFVDVSTLNVEDKDSKGAAGSRSEGELNLENLEEKEIIVIKDTEKQDQSKTEGSVCLFKQAPSDPISVLNWLLNDLQKYALGFQHALSPSASSCKHKVGDLEGDYHKIPSENCYSVYADQLNMDYLNKGPQSLRLEMAASKNTNNNQSPSNAAAKSPSNQRSVATPDGECSMDDLSFYVNRLSSLVIQMARKEIKDKLEGGSKCLHHSMYTSTGEKGKTSPRSAVSKIASEMAHEAVELTSAEMRGNGEECRDGRKTFLYSELSNKNKCGEKQMCPKDSKEFADSISKGLMVYANQVASDMMVSVMKTLKVHSCGKPIPACVVLKRVLLKHTKEIVSDLIDSCMKNLHNITGVLMTDSDFVSAVKRNLFNHGKQNAADIMEAMLKRLVSALLGEKKETKSQSLAYATLKAGTHDPKCKNQSLEFSAMKAEMKGKEKCKGKPDPCCKSLTSAEKVSEHILKESLTMWNQKQGNQGRVPNKVCASKDEKREKISPSTDSLAKDLIVSALMLIQYHLTQQAKGKDVCEEECPGSSMGYMSQSTQYEKCGGGQSSKSLSMKHFESCGAPGPSACSKESQLDSQKLDMSNMVLSLIQKLLSESSFSCDELAEGENKRCDPRSSKPVSMPKRLEEQCPDNPEMDFISGMKQMNRQFIDQLVESVMKLCLIMAKYSNNGAALAELEEQAALAAGGPRCGREGAMSQYHDAPGPEVIVNNQCSTSNLQKQLQAVLQWIAASQFNVPMLYFMGDDDGQLEKLPEVSAKAAEKGYSVGDLLQEVMKFAKERQLDEAVGNMARKQLLDWLLVNL